Part of the Anaerolineales bacterium genome is shown below.
AGAGAACTGGGCCAGCAGACCCCAGTAGGCGGGCTCTGTCGCGGCCGCTTCGGCAGCCCGACGATACCAGCCGGCGGCCTGGGCGAGATCGCCGGCTGTCATCTGGGCTGCGCCCATTTCCGCCAGCATGGCCGGATTCTCGGGGCTCAGGGCGAGGCCGGCTTCGAGGAGGGGGATCGCGGCAGATGGCCTGCCGTGCTGGCGCAGGGCCATCGCTTCAAGCAGGTAGGGGAGGGGGGCGTCCGGCGCGTGCTGGCGGATTCCCCGAAGCTGTTGGATCGCCTGTTCGTCGAGGGCGGAACGGGCATAGGCCAGATACGCCTGCGCCCCAAGATCCCCCGGCGCAAGGTCGACAGCCCGCTCGAACGCCGCGGCGGCCTCCGTCCACAATTGGTGCTTCAAGAACACCTGACCGGCACGCACGGCCGCCTCGGTAGGCGCAGAGCTGGAAGACAACCCGAGCGTGGTCACCAAGTCGGTCAGCAAGCGATCCTCAGGCCCTGTCAGTCGCCGGGCATCCCGGCTCAGGCTGAGCGCTGACTCTGTCCCAAGCGCTGCCGCCAGGACCGCGCGCAGCCGATGTGAGTCCGCATCCTGCGGATCGAGTCGAGCAGACACTCCTGCCTCCCCAAGGGCTTCCTCGAATTGGCCGGCGGCGGTCAATGCCTGAGCCCTTCTGCGGTGCAGCCTGGCGGAGCCCTGACAGCTAGCGGGGATCGGGGTGCGGGCGGGCGCCCCACGGGTCATGGCGAGCGCCTCGAAGCGCAGACATTCCAGATCCTCAGCCTCAGGCTCGATGTGGAGCGCCTGCTCGATATGAGCCAGGGCCGCGCCCCGGTCGTTTCCTGCGAGAGCGGCCTGCGCTGCCGGTCGATGCAGAAACCCGAGCGAAGGCTCAAGCCGCAGGATAGCGTTGAGGTGGGTGAGCCCAGCTTGCGGCTCTCCCAGAGCCAGAGACTCCCGGGCTGCCGCCAATTCCTCCGCCAGCGCCCGCGGCGCCGCGGTCGGCGACACTGCAGCCAGGATCGTGCCTGTCAGGAACAGGAGGATGGCACGGACCAGGCTGGGGTTCAAGCGGGGCTCCATCGATCTTCTTGGAATGGATTATAGCCAGGGAGGCACGTCCCGGAATGCGTGCTGCGGCTCACCCTGCAGGTGTGACCTTCAACCGTTGAGCGCCGGAACCCCAAACGCTATAATCGGCTCGATCCCTGTGAGGCCGGATGGATTTCAGTCTGAGTTCAGAGCAGCTCATGGTGCAGAGGGCAGTCCGTGACTTCGCACAGAAGGAAGCTGCGCCGGTCTTGAAAGGGCTGGACCGTGAGCAGCGGGCGGATCCACTCCTGATCCGCCGGATGGGAGCGTTGGGGCTGCTCGGGGTGTGTCTGCCGGTTCGGTACGGCGGGCAGGGGATGGACTACATCAGCTTGGGGTTGGTGTGTGAGGAGCTGGAGTATGTCGACACCAGCCTGCGGGTCGTCCTCTCGGTTCACTTGGGTCTGACCTCCTTGGGATTGCTGCAGTGGGGGAGTGAGGCGCAGAAGCAGCAGTACCTTGTCCCGCAGGCGGCCGGTGACAAGCTGGCCGGTTTTGCCCTGACCGAACCCGGCGCTGGCTCGGATGTGGCCGCAATCGCCTCGACGGCCCGGGCGGTGGAGGGTGGTTACCGGTTGCAGGGCGAGAAGACCTGGATCTCCTTGGCGAGCCTGGCTG
Proteins encoded:
- a CDS encoding tetratricopeptide repeat protein: MNPSLVRAILLFLTGTILAAVSPTAAPRALAEELAAARESLALGEPQAGLTHLNAILRLEPSLGFLHRPAAQAALAGNDRGAALAHIEQALHIEPEAEDLECLRFEALAMTRGAPARTPIPASCQGSARLHRRRAQALTAAGQFEEALGEAGVSARLDPQDADSHRLRAVLAAALGTESALSLSRDARRLTGPEDRLLTDLVTTLGLSSSSAPTEAAVRAGQVFLKHQLWTEAAAAFERAVDLAPGDLGAQAYLAYARSALDEQAIQQLRGIRQHAPDAPLPYLLEAMALRQHGRPSAAIPLLEAGLALSPENPAMLAEMGAAQMTAGDLAQAAGWYRRAAEAAATEPAYWGLLAQFSLDHGFDIAGLALPAARNAVALEPGSAEAWDQLGHAHLVEGDPLLADRILRTSIELNPQSASAHYHFGLARLALADSAGAIAAFQAVLQIDPEGAYAELARRSLESLGG